The DNA region TATTGAAAATGACCAAACTGGCAAACAACTAAAAGAATTACTAATAAAGAAAGCACAACAAGGTATCCAAGTAAGAATTATTTATGATGATTTTGGAAGCATGGGCATACGTAATGAATATGCGGAGGAATTACGCAAATATGGTGTTGAGATTTACCCATTTATGAAATTAAAATTTGTTCAATTTGCAAATAGAGTAAACTATAGAAATCACCGCAAAATTGTTATTGTTGATGGAATCACTTCTTTCGTTGGAGGATTGAATATTTCAGATAGATACCGCAATGACTTAAACAGTAAACAACATAGTTATTGGAGGGACACACATATTCGTATTGATGGACTAGCAACTTATTCATTACAAAATATATTTTTATGTGATTGGAATTTTGCCGCAAACCAATACCTCACGCCTAATGAAGACTTTTTCCCGCAAATAAAAGAGAAGTCAAAATTTAACAAGACAATTCAAATCGTCTCCAGTGGGCCAGATAGTGAAAACCCAACAATTATGTTTGCTTTAATGCAAGCGATAGCTAGTGCACAAGAGGAGGTATTAATCACAACTCCCTATTTCATACCCTCATCTTCAGTTCTCAATATCTTAAAGATTTCAGCAATTAGTGGTGTCAAAATAAAAATTTTAGTTCCATTTCATTCTGATTCTAAAATTGTAGGTGCTGCAACTTCTGCATATTTTGATGATTTACTAGATGTAGGTATTGAGATTTATCAATATAAAAAAGGATTTATACATAGTAAAACAATGGTTTGTGACCGGGAAATTGCAATCATAGGAACTGCCAATATGGACATTAGAAGTTTTGATTTAAATTTTGAAGTCAATGCCCATATATATAATCCAACGATTGCTCAAGAATTAGCAGCTAATTTTTATGATGATATCAATAATGCCGATAAAATAAATCCTGCCATTTGGAAAGAAAGATCTGTATCTGAAAAACTAATCTCCAATATTGCAAAACTTTCCTCCTCTTTATTATAAATAAAAAGAACCGCTCTGAAAAGAGCAGTTCTACTACAAATCGGTTTAAAAATATCTTAGACAAGACGCTTCGTTCCGTTTGCTAACCTATGAAAAACACCTAATTTTTAATAACCACTAGGTAAATTTAAAACCAAGTAGATTATTATTTATTTTTAAATTACTTATTTCAATTAGAGAGAAACAAAATTAATAAATTAGATTAAACTAAAAAATATTTAAATATAAATATTTGCATATTTTTTATTTAGGTTACCCAAAATTACTAAGCATAAAAATAGTACAATAAGAATCAAAGTTATTGACATTATAATACATATAAAATTACTGCTATATGTTTCCTAAAAAAATATAAAAAAGCCATTAAAAAAGTGTTGGTCAATTATCTCCAGTAAATTTCAGTATAAAAGTATTAAAAATTTAGCTCATCCAAAAATATGGTTTTATAAAAAAATATCGACTCCCATAATAAAAGTTAAAACTATCAACGGAATTCGATAATTTTGATTGTAGAATAGATAGGGAACGTACATTTGTGG from Rhizosphaericola mali includes:
- the cls gene encoding cardiolipin synthase; this translates as MDSLLFLEYLYVPIIIGFCIHIVLNTKNTSKTLAYLLLVIFLPLLGIIIYLLLGINQRKNKLYSRKLLADQDIDKSITDYFHSLNTAAFLSQNESLLRQEKTARFVAKDSFSPVLLHNDVKILNNGELTFPEIFHSIEKAKSHIHIEFYIIENDQTGKQLKELLIKKAQQGIQVRIIYDDFGSMGIRNEYAEELRKYGVEIYPFMKLKFVQFANRVNYRNHRKIVIVDGITSFVGGLNISDRYRNDLNSKQHSYWRDTHIRIDGLATYSLQNIFLCDWNFAANQYLTPNEDFFPQIKEKSKFNKTIQIVSSGPDSENPTIMFALMQAIASAQEEVLITTPYFIPSSSVLNILKISAISGVKIKILVPFHSDSKIVGAATSAYFDDLLDVGIEIYQYKKGFIHSKTMVCDREIAIIGTANMDIRSFDLNFEVNAHIYNPTIAQELAANFYDDINNADKINPAIWKERSVSEKLISNIAKLSSSLL